The genomic window GGCCACGACGTGCTCACCGGCCGCTACGCGTTCTACGACACCTACGTGTGCCGCGACGGCAAGTGGCTCGCCGTCGGCGCGATCGAGGGCCACTTCTACACGAACTTGTGCAAGGCCCTCGGCTGCGCGCAGTTCATCAACAAGCAGTACGACGACGTCGCGCAGCCGCAGATCCGCGCGGCGTTCGCGAACGCCTTCAAGTCGCGCGATCGCGACGACTGGGTGAAGGAGCTCGCGCCGAACGACACGTGCGTGACCGCGGTCTACTCGATCGAGGAGCTGGTGAAGGACAAGCACCTCGCGGCGCGCGGCGCCTTCAGCGAGGCGCTGCATGCGAACCGCGGCGCGTTCCAGCAAGTCGCGCCCGTGCTCGCGGGCATGGAGCGCGACGGCGAGCCGTTCGAAGCGCGCGACGCGTCGCGCTCGGACACCGTCACGCTGCTCAAGGAAGCGGGGATGTCCGCGAACCGCATCGAAGATCTCAAGGCGTTCGGAATCATCGCCTGACGCAAGCGAAGCGCAGCGAGCCGGAGGCGAGCGGAGATCGAACAGTGGCCTCGACGTGCGCGGGACACTCGACGCTCGCTGCTCACGAACCTCTCGTCAGAGCCTAACAACTGGAGAAGTCATGTCCGAGATCCCGGCCGACGTCCAAGCTTGGATCGGTCAGAAGCGCTACGAGCTGTGGGGCGAGTTCGACGTCGAGCGCGGTTACATCTTCACCACCTGCTCCTCGGTGATGAACGGCAACCCGCTGTTCTGGGACGAGAAGGCCGCGAACGAAATCGCGGGCGGCTTCATCGCGCCGCCGACGATGATCTCGGTCTGGTTTCGCCCGCATCACTGGTCGCCGGGCAAGGACGAAGGCGCCGTGCCGCTGCAGTGCCACTTCGACTTGAAGGAGCGTCTCGGCGTTCCGGAAGCGGTGATGACCGACAACGCGATCACGTTCTACGAGCCCGTGCGCGTGGGCGACCGCTTGAAGACCCACCAAGTGATCACGTCGATCTCGCCGCTCAAGGAGACGAAGCTCGGCATGGGGCACTTCTGGGGGCTCGAGGTGCACTACGAGAACCAGAAGGGCGAGCTCGTCGCGATCGAGACGTACACCGGTTACGGCTACCGAAGGAAGAAGTGATGCACGCAGTCCGCACCCTCGACAGCATCAAGGCCGGCGAAGCGCTGCCGGAGCTGAAGATCGAAGTCTCGCCGACGACCGTCGTGCTCGGCGCGCTCGCGAGCCGCGACTGGCGGCCGATGCACCACGACAAAGACTTCGCGGTGAATCGCAACGGCACGCGGCACATCTTCATCAACACCCCGCACAACGCCGCCTACTTCGAGCGCTACATCACGGATTGGACCGGGCCGCACGGCCGCCTGGCGCGCATCAAGTTCCGCATGCGGGACTCCGTGTTCCCGGGCGACACGATGGTGTTCCACGGCAAGGTGGACAAAGTCGAGAAGGACGCGACGGGCTGCGGCTTCGTCGATCTCTCGGTGTGGCTCACCGTCGGCGACAAGACCACGACCGAGTGCACCGCGCGAATCGCCGTGCCCACCGCCCCGGGCGACAACCCGTGGGCGCGGCGCGGGGAAGCCTGGCGCCCTTAACAAGCGGGCGCGGGCTGTGAACCTCGACTTTACAGACGAGCAGCAAGCGCTGCGCGATCTCGTGCGCGGCGTGTGCGCCGAGCACTCGCCCGTCTCGGTGGTGCGCGCGCTCGAAGACGACGCGCGCGGCTGGCCGGATGCGCTGTGGAAGCAGCTCGGCGAGTCGGGCGTGCTCGGGATTCTCGTGCCCGAGGTTCATGGCGGCGCGGGGCAGGGGCTGCTCGACGAGGCTGTCGCGTTCGAGGAGCTCGGCCGCGCGCTCGCGCCGTCGCCTGCGTTCGTTTCGAGCGCCGTGTGCGCGAGCGCGCTGCTCGCCGCGGGCAGCGAGGCGCAGCGCGAGGCGTGGCTGCCGCACATCGCGAGCGGCGCAGCGGTGCTCACGCCGGCGTGGCTCGAGCCCCAGCGCGGCTTCGGCCCGAACGGCGTGCAGCTTCGCGCGCGCAGAGACGGCGCGAGCTGGGAGCTGAGTGGCGTGAAGCGCAACGTCGCGTTCGCGTCGCACGCGACGCGCCTGCTCGTGCTCGCGCGCACGGGCGATGCCGAGAGCGACGTGACGTGGCTGCTCGTCGACCCGAACGCGCCGGGCGTCACGGCGAAGCAGGTGCGCGGCCTCGCTTCGGGCACCGAGTACGAAGTGAGCTTCAGCGCAGTGCGCGTGAGCGACGACGCGCGCGTCGGCGCGGTGAACGCCGGCTGGGTCGCGTGGGAGCGAGTGCTGCGCGACGCGCTCGTCGTGCTCGCCGCGTTCGCGAACGGCGCGTGCGAGCGAGCGCTCGAGATCACCGTGCAGTACGCGAAGGACCGCAAGCAATTCGACAAGCCGATCGGCGCGTTCCAAGCGATCTCGCACTACCTCGCCGACGCGCGTACCGCACTCGACGGCAGCAAGTACCTCACCTACGAGGCCGCGAGCGTGCGCGACGCAGGCGGCGACATCGCGCGCCTCGCGCCGATGGCGAAGCTGTTCGCCTGCGACACGTTCCGCGACACGACGGCGATGTGTCAGCAGGTGTGGGGCGGCGTCGGCTTCACGATCGAGTACGACATCCAGCTCTTCTTCCGCCGCGCTAAGCAGCTGCAGCTGTCGTGGTGCGACCCGTCGCACCTCGATGAGTCGATCGCGCGCGCGATTCTCGCCTGAACCCTTCCAACCACTCGGAGTCTTCGATGCATCAAGGTGGCCCCCTCACAGGTCTGCGCGTGATCGAATCCTCGCTGCTCGGTCCCGGCGCGATCGGCACGCATCTGTCGGATCTCGGCGCCGACGTGATCAAGGTCGAGTCGCCCGCCGGCGACTACATCCGCGACATGACGTGGCCCATCGTCGAGGGCGTCTCGTTGCTGCACCTGCACGTGCACCGCGGCAAGAAGAGCATCGTGCTCGACCTGAAGACTGCGGAAGGCGCGCAGATCTACAAAGACCTCGTCGCGAAGTCCGACGTCGTGATCGAGGCGATGCGGCCCGGCTCGCTCGCGGCGCGCGGCCTCGGTTATCAGGATCTGCGCGCGATCAACCCGAAGATCGTCTTCTGCAACATCTCCGGCTACGGCGCGACCGGGCCGTATCGCGACCTGGCCTCGCACGGCATCGCGTACGACACCTGGGGCGGCGCGATCAAGCCCGAGTACGACGCCGACGGCTTCTGCTTCATCCCCGAGCACGCCTCGATCGGCATGCACGCGGGCCCGATGTTCGGCGCGCTCGGCATCCTCGCGGCAGTGATCCGCGCGCGCGCCACCGGCGAAGGCTGCGAGCTGGAAGTCGGCCAGAGCGACGCGACCGCATACATGGACTGGTATCGCATCGAGAGCTGGCTCGCGTACAACCGGCCCGAGGATGTTGTTACGGGCAACAAGTCCGACAACTACTTCCGCCGCGCGCCGGGCACGGCCGGCATGAAGGAAGGCGTGCGATACCAGATCTACGAGAGCTCCGACGCGCACGTGCTGTTCATGGCCTCGGAGCAGGCGTTCTGGAAGAACTTCTGCCTGTGCGTGGGCCGACCGGATCTCTTCGAGCGCTGGCCGGGCTCGAAGTACGCGGACCACGCGCGCGGCAATCGCGAGCTGCAGGCGATCCTGCGCGACATCTTCAAGACGAAGACCGCGAAGGAGTGGATCGCGCTCGGCGAGGAGAAGGACTTCCCGATCGCGCCGTTCAACACGCCGAAGACCATCGTCGACGATCCGCAGTTCAAGGATCGCTTCCCGCTCTACACGGTGGAGCAGTGCGGCGCCGAGATGCTCCCGTACCCGGTGAAGTTCCCCGGCGAGGCGTTGCCTGTTCCGGCGAAGGCGCCGAGCGCCGGACAGCACACGGACGAAGTGCTGGCGCGTGTGCTGGGCAAGAGCGCGGGCGAGCTCGCGACGCTGCGCAGCGCGGGCGTCTTCGGCAAGCCGAAGGCGTGACGCACCCCAACAACCGCCGCGCCGCCGCGTGAGCCGCGCGTTCCGCATCGCTGCGGGCGCCATGGCGGCGGTCTTCGTCGCCTGCGCCGCGGCGCAGTGGAACGATCCCGACGCGCTCTACTGGATCGCGCTGTACGCCGTCGCCGCGCTCCTCGCCGCGCGCGCCGCGCATGGCGAGCTGCCGCGCATCCCGATCGCGGCGGCGCTCGCGATGTACGTGTTTCTCGCGCTGCGCATGGCGCCGAGCCTCTTCGCCGCGCGCGAGGAGGCGTTCACGCACTGGCAGATGCTCGATTCGAGCGACGAGCTCGCGCGCGAGGCGGGCGGCGTCGCGCTGTGTGCGCTGTGGAGCGCGGTGCAGGCGTGGCAGGCGTTTCGGCGGCGCGCGCCGTCCTGATCATCTGCTTCGAGGAGGGCCTGTGATTCGCATCGTCTCGCTCTCGTTCGCGATGTGCTTTGCGAGTGTGCTCGCGGCGACTGCCCAGCAAGACCCGCGCGCGCTCCTCATGCGCGAGCACCCCGAGCTCGCGGCTGCGCTGCAGCGCGACGCAGGCTTCGGCGGCGCGAGCTCCGCGCTCGTCGCGAATCGCATGCACTCGCGCGATGCCGCGGCGATCGCGGACTCGCGCGCGAAGACGAGCGTCGAGGAAGTCGCGCCGCGCACGTGGCTGATTCGCATGCCGTTCGTGAACGCCGTGCTGTTCGAGACGAGCGACGGCCTCGTGCTCGTCGACGCAGGACACTCACCCGGCGGCCCGGGACTGCTCGACGCGATTCGCAGCGTGAGCAAGCAGCGCATCCACACCGTGATCTACACGCACAGCCACGCGGATCACGCGTTCGGCACGTGGGCGCTGCTCGAAGCGGGCGAGAAGCCCGAGATCGTCGCGGCCGAGGAGCTGCTGGGCGGCTTCGAGTTGTTACTGAAGCTGCGCGGCTCGATCGCGAAGTACAACAATCAGCGCTTCGAGGACGGCCCCGCGACGCGCGACGACTTCGTGTGGCCCACGCGCACGTTCCGCGGATCGCTCACGCTGAAGATCGGCGGCGAAGACTTCGTGCTCACGCACTGCAAGGGCGAGACGGACGACCAGCTCTGGGTGTGGGTGCCGAGCCGCCGCGCGCTCGCGAGCGCCGACTACTACCAGGGCTTCTTCCCGAACGCGGGCAACCCGAAACGCATGCTGCGCGACATCGACGCCTGGGCGCAGGGTCTGCGCGACATGGCCGCGCGCGAGCCCGCGTTGTTGTTGCCCGCGCACGGTGAAGCCCTGCGCGACCCGCAGCAGATTCGCGGCGAGCTGCTCGCCCTCGCCGAGGCCTTTCAGTCCGTGATCGATCAGACCCTCGCGCACCTGAACGCGGGCCTGCGCAAGGACGAGATTCCGCTGCGCGTCGCGTTGCCGCCTCATCTCGCGAGCCGGCCCACGCTGCGGGTCAACTACACGAGCGTCGCCGACGTCTCGCGCATGGTGCTGAAGAAATACACGGGCTGGTGGGACGACGTGCTCTCGCACTGGAGCCCCGCGCCGCTCGCCGAGGAAGCGCGCACGCTCGTCGAGCTCGCGGGCGGCAGCGCGCGCGTGGCGGAGAAGGCGCGCGCGCTGGTCGCGGAAGGCAACCTCGCGCTCGCCTCGCACCTCGCGGACTGGGCGTGGCACGCGGACCCGAACGATCCCGTCGCGCAGCAGCTCGTGGTCGACGTCTACGTCGCGCGCGCGATCGATCCGCGCTCGCTGCTGCAGGAGCGCATGGAGTACTTGGCGCGCGCAGCGGAGGCGCGGGGACGGCTCGCGCTCGGGCAGTAACAACCGCCCGTTACTTCTCGTCCTTCTCGTCCTTCTCGCCCTCGAGCCCATCGCTGAACGACTCGAGGAAGTCGCCGACCGCCGAGAGCGCGCTCTTCGCCGAGAGCGCGGCCTCGCAGCCTCTCGCCTTCGCGCAGGTGTCTGCCTCCGCGTAGCACTGCTGCAGCTCCTTCACGGCTTCCTCGCCGCCGCTGCTCCGCAGCTCGGCGACGGACGCGCGGCACTCGGCGGCGTCGGTCCCGCAGAGGTCCGACATGCGCCGGCAGATCTGGTCTTCGGGCGCGCAGGCCGTGGAGAGCGTCAGAGCAAGGACTGCTGAGAAACTGACGGACAAGCGCGTCATGGCGTCTCCACTCGAGCTGGCGTCATCCACCCGGGGCGCGCGAGAAGTCAACTTCGCCGATGGTGCGCGTGAGCTCACCGAGCGTCCATCGAATTCGCAGCCAAGTCCCGAGCCAGAGGACTCCGAGAGCGAGCGCTACCACGGCGGAAGCGGCGCGAGCGACCTCGCCACCCACGAGGAACGCAGTGCCGACGAGAGCGATCGAGACGAGGAACGCGGCGGGCAGGCACACGAGCGGCAGCGCGCCGAGCGTGAAGCGCAGCTGCAGCGCTGACCCGGCGCCATGCTCGTGAATCTCGCCGACACCGATCAGGCCGAAGCCTGTGGTGCCGCCGGTCTCGCTCACCGAGAAGTGGTTGCCGTCGACGTGGCAGTAGAGCGTCCCGATCGACGCAGCGAGGACGTGAACCGAGGCCCAGCTGGTGAGTCGCGCCGCCGGCATTGCGCTGAGCCGATCGCGCACGATCGCCGGAGTGAGCGGGCTCGTGCCGTGGAAACGCACCGCGAGTCAGCTCGCCGCCTGAATCACATCGCGCACAGCCTCCGCATCCCCCGTTTCGTCGTACAGCATCAGCGTCGTGCGCGCGGCGAAGCTCGCGTTGCGCGCGCGTAGCTTCGCGCCCACCTCGGCGGGCGTGCCCGACACGGCGATCAGGTCGAACAGCGAGTCGTCGATCCGCTTCATCATCTCGCCCCAGCCGCCGGTCTTCGAGAGGCGGTTCAGCTCGGGGTGGAGCGCGCCGTAGCCGTGGTGCTCGAGCACGCCTCGGTAGGCGGGCGTCGAGCCGTAGAACGAGATCTGCCCGCGCGCCTTCTGCCGCGCCGTCTCGATCTGCGCAGGCGTGCCGCCCATCGCGACGATCGTCTGACACGAGATCGCGATGTCCTTGCGCGAGCGTCCGCTCGTCGCGAGTCCGCGGCCCAGCGCTGGCAACGTGACGGCTTCGAGGAACGCGGGCGTGTGGAGCGGATGCACGAGGAACCCGTCGGCGACTTCGCCCACCACCTCGACCATCTTCGGGCCGACGCCCGCGAGATAGATCGGCGGCGCGCCGTGCTTGTTAGGGCCGGGGTTGAAGAACGGCGTCATCAGCGTGTGCGTGTAGAACTCACCGCGGAAGGAGAGCCGCTCGCCGGTCTCCCACGCGCGCCAGATCGCGCGGACCGCGAGCACGAACTCGCGCAGCCGCTTGGCGGGCTCGCTCCACGGCATCGAGAAGCGCTTCTCGATGTGCGGCTGGATCTGCGTGCCGAGGCCGAGGATGAAGCGCCCGCGCGAGATCGTCTGCACGTCGTGGGCGACCTGCGCAACGGTCATCGGGTTGCGCGCGAAGGCGATCGCGACGGCGGTGCCGAGCTCGATGCGCTGCGTCGCCTGCGCGGCGAGCACGAGCGGGATGAACGCGTCGTGCGCGCTCTCGAAGCTCCACGCCGCGCCGAAGCCCTGCGCTTCGAGCCGTGCAGCGGCGGCGCCGGTCGCGGCGAGATCGGGGCTGAGTAGACCTGCATCGATCTTCACGGTGCCTCCTAATCACTCGCCGCGTCGCGCATCGCCTCGCGAATCGCCGGGAGCGGCGCGCCGCCGTAGCTCATGAACGCGTCGTGGAACTCTCGCACGGAGAACGCGCGCCCGGCCCGTTCCGCCTTCGCGCGCAGCTCTTCGCGCAGCGCGCGAATCTGCGCCTTGGCGAGCGTGTAGCCGAGATACTCCGGGTCGTACGTGCCGCGCAGCGCTTCCTCGTCGGCGATCACCTGCGACGTGTGCGAGATCTCGCGAATCGCGCGCGCGGCTTGCGCCACGCTCCACCCGCGCAGGTGCAGTCCGATCGCCGCCTTGCAGCGCCCCGCACGAATCAGCGAGTAGCCGAGCTGGCCGAGGTGCTCGCGCGGATCGCGCGCGCTGGCTTCCCAGGCGATCTCTTCCGCGTACGTCGCCCAGCCTTCGGACGTGATCGTGCTCGCGATCTCCGCGAGTGCGCGTTCGGTGCGCGACGGAATGCGACGAATCCAGAGCTCGTGCAGGAAGTGTCCGGGGTATCCCTCGTGCGCGCTGAGCGCGAGCAGCGCGACGCGCGGAGGCAGGAAGTCGCGCTGGCGCTCCGCGGGCCAATCCGCGCCCGTCGACGTCACGTAGAAGAAGCTCTCAACGGGCTTCGGCTCCAGCGGCCCACTCGCGACGAACCACGCGAACGCGCTGCGCATGTACGACGGCGACTCCGCCACGAGCACGCGGTCCTCGGACGGAATCGAGGCGACATCCCGCGCAACCATGGAACTGCGCAGCCCTTCGAGGTGCGCGCGCGCGAGTGTGTGCACTTCGCGCGCCGGCGGGCTTTCACTGTGCGCATCCAAGAACACGTCCGCGGCGCTGCGCGTCGGATCGATCGCTCGCGCCGTCTCCGCGAGCGCCGCCGTGTCTCGCGCGACCTCCGCATCGCAAATCGCTTCGATCTCGGTGAGGCCGAGCTCGATGCCATCGGTCTCGCGCAGCTTGCGGAGCAGCGCTTCCTCGCCGATCGCGTAGCTCGCGTCGGATGCGGGCAGACGCGCTTCGAGGAACTCGACGTAGCGCTTGGTCGCCCGCGCGAGCCGGCTCGTTGCAGCGAGTGCCGCTTCGTGCGCGTCATTACTCGCGAGCGGCGCGAGCGCCTCCGGCACGTCGTCGCGCAAGAAGTCGATCGCGCCGCGCGCGTTTCCGAGTTCCACTTCGAGAACGGCGCGCGGCAAAACCGGATCGAGCTGCTGCTCCGCGAGAGCGAGCAGGCGCACGCCCGCGTCCGCATGCGCCGCGAGCGCTCGCGCGCGCTGCTCGAGCGGCGCGTAGCTCTTCGAGAGGTAGCTAGCCAGATCGAACGCGCTCTCGTAGAGCAGCGGGCTTCGCTGCGGAGCGCGCTGGGTCTCGAGGCTGAAGCGGAGCGCGCCCGCGACGAGCCGCCACGAGGCGCGCTCGACGCGCTCCCGACGCGAAAGGGCGCTCGCGTCGAAGCCGGCGAGATCCGCTTCGAGCTCGCGTGACCACGCGACTGCGCGGCGCACGTACTCGGCGTCGGGGTACGCGAGCTTCCCGTCGTACGAGTGGTCGCCGAGGTAGGCGGCGACTTCGGGTGCGAGCGCGAAGTACTCGACGAGCGCGCGATCCGAGCGCTCGCGGAAGCTCGGCGCATCGGGCGACAGGGTGCACGCACACAGCGCGAGTGCGATCAGCGCGAGCGCGCGCTTCATCGCGCCGAGCTCCGCAGCGAGCCGCGCACGCCGTCGAGCACGCTCGGCGCCCAAACCGCGCACTCCTCGCCCGCAGCAGCGATCGCCGCTTCCAGCGCGGGGAGCTCAGCTGCTTCGAGCGCGAGGAACGGCCGCGGCGCGAGTGCGC from Deltaproteobacteria bacterium includes these protein-coding regions:
- a CDS encoding DUF885 domain-containing protein, with protein sequence MKRALALIALALCACTLSPDAPSFRERSDRALVEYFALAPEVAAYLGDHSYDGKLAYPDAEYVRRAVAWSRELEADLAGFDASALSRRERVERASWRLVAGALRFSLETQRAPQRSPLLYESAFDLASYLSKSYAPLEQRARALAAHADAGVRLLALAEQQLDPVLPRAVLEVELGNARGAIDFLRDDVPEALAPLASNDAHEAALAATSRLARATKRYVEFLEARLPASDASYAIGEEALLRKLRETDGIELGLTEIEAICDAEVARDTAALAETARAIDPTRSAADVFLDAHSESPPAREVHTLARAHLEGLRSSMVARDVASIPSEDRVLVAESPSYMRSAFAWFVASGPLEPKPVESFFYVTSTGADWPAERQRDFLPPRVALLALSAHEGYPGHFLHELWIRRIPSRTERALAEIASTITSEGWATYAEEIAWEASARDPREHLGQLGYSLIRAGRCKAAIGLHLRGWSVAQAARAIREISHTSQVIADEEALRGTYDPEYLGYTLAKAQIRALREELRAKAERAGRAFSVREFHDAFMSYGGAPLPAIREAMRDAASD
- a CDS encoding MBL fold metallo-hydrolase, which encodes MIRIVSLSFAMCFASVLAATAQQDPRALLMREHPELAAALQRDAGFGGASSALVANRMHSRDAAAIADSRAKTSVEEVAPRTWLIRMPFVNAVLFETSDGLVLVDAGHSPGGPGLLDAIRSVSKQRIHTVIYTHSHADHAFGTWALLEAGEKPEIVAAEELLGGFELLLKLRGSIAKYNNQRFEDGPATRDDFVWPTRTFRGSLTLKIGGEDFVLTHCKGETDDQLWVWVPSRRALASADYYQGFFPNAGNPKRMLRDIDAWAQGLRDMAAREPALLLPAHGEALRDPQQIRGELLALAEAFQSVIDQTLAHLNAGLRKDEIPLRVALPPHLASRPTLRVNYTSVADVSRMVLKKYTGWWDDVLSHWSPAPLAEEARTLVELAGGSARVAEKARALVAEGNLALASHLADWAWHADPNDPVAQQLVVDVYVARAIDPRSLLQERMEYLARAAEARGRLALGQ
- a CDS encoding CoA transferase, which translates into the protein MHQGGPLTGLRVIESSLLGPGAIGTHLSDLGADVIKVESPAGDYIRDMTWPIVEGVSLLHLHVHRGKKSIVLDLKTAEGAQIYKDLVAKSDVVIEAMRPGSLAARGLGYQDLRAINPKIVFCNISGYGATGPYRDLASHGIAYDTWGGAIKPEYDADGFCFIPEHASIGMHAGPMFGALGILAAVIRARATGEGCELEVGQSDATAYMDWYRIESWLAYNRPEDVVTGNKSDNYFRRAPGTAGMKEGVRYQIYESSDAHVLFMASEQAFWKNFCLCVGRPDLFERWPGSKYADHARGNRELQAILRDIFKTKTAKEWIALGEEKDFPIAPFNTPKTIVDDPQFKDRFPLYTVEQCGAEMLPYPVKFPGEALPVPAKAPSAGQHTDEVLARVLGKSAGELATLRSAGVFGKPKA
- a CDS encoding TIGR03617 family F420-dependent LLM class oxidoreductase, whose amino-acid sequence is MKIDAGLLSPDLAATGAAAARLEAQGFGAAWSFESAHDAFIPLVLAAQATQRIELGTAVAIAFARNPMTVAQVAHDVQTISRGRFILGLGTQIQPHIEKRFSMPWSEPAKRLREFVLAVRAIWRAWETGERLSFRGEFYTHTLMTPFFNPGPNKHGAPPIYLAGVGPKMVEVVGEVADGFLVHPLHTPAFLEAVTLPALGRGLATSGRSRKDIAISCQTIVAMGGTPAQIETARQKARGQISFYGSTPAYRGVLEHHGYGALHPELNRLSKTGGWGEMMKRIDDSLFDLIAVSGTPAEVGAKLRARNASFAARTTLMLYDETGDAEAVRDVIQAAS
- a CDS encoding acyl-CoA/acyl-ACP dehydrogenase; translation: MNLDFTDEQQALRDLVRGVCAEHSPVSVVRALEDDARGWPDALWKQLGESGVLGILVPEVHGGAGQGLLDEAVAFEELGRALAPSPAFVSSAVCASALLAAGSEAQREAWLPHIASGAAVLTPAWLEPQRGFGPNGVQLRARRDGASWELSGVKRNVAFASHATRLLVLARTGDAESDVTWLLVDPNAPGVTAKQVRGLASGTEYEVSFSAVRVSDDARVGAVNAGWVAWERVLRDALVVLAAFANGACERALEITVQYAKDRKQFDKPIGAFQAISHYLADARTALDGSKYLTYEAASVRDAGGDIARLAPMAKLFACDTFRDTTAMCQQVWGGVGFTIEYDIQLFFRRAKQLQLSWCDPSHLDESIARAILA
- a CDS encoding MaoC family dehydratase N-terminal domain-containing protein, whose product is MSEIPADVQAWIGQKRYELWGEFDVERGYIFTTCSSVMNGNPLFWDEKAANEIAGGFIAPPTMISVWFRPHHWSPGKDEGAVPLQCHFDLKERLGVPEAVMTDNAITFYEPVRVGDRLKTHQVITSISPLKETKLGMGHFWGLEVHYENQKGELVAIETYTGYGYRRKK